From Choloepus didactylus isolate mChoDid1 chromosome 19, mChoDid1.pri, whole genome shotgun sequence, one genomic window encodes:
- the PXMP4 gene encoding peroxisomal membrane protein 4 isoform X3 yields MPFVKKSHPFRVAPSYGIKIRAPHALVMTFLFRSGSLREKLRAILQATYTHSRKLACFVFAYKGLCTLQSRMQGETRQLHSFLAAFIGGWLVFGENSNINSQINMYLTSRVLFALCRLGVEKGYIPQPRWDPFPVLTAVVWGLVLWLFEYHRLTLQPSLQSSMTYLYEDSNVWHDISDFLIYNKSRSSE; encoded by the exons ATGCCGTTTGTGAAGAAAAGCCATCCATTTAGGGTGGCTCCTAG CTATGGAATAAAAATCCGGGCCCCTCACGCGCTGGTCATGACCTTTCTCTTTCGGAGTGGCAG CCTCCGGGAGAAGCTGCGGGCCATTCTGCAGGCCACATATACGCACTCCCGGAAACTGGCCTGCTTCGTGTTCGCTTACAAGGGGCTCTGCACCCTGCAGTCCCGCATGCAGGGTGAGACCCGCCAGTTGCACTCATTCCTAGCTGCCTTCATCGGGGGCTGGCTGGTGTTTGGAGAAAACAGTAACATCAACAGCCAG ATCAACATGTACCTGACATCGCGTGTCCTGTTTGCCCTGTGCCGCCTGGGTGTGGAGAAGGGCTACATCCCTCAACCCAGGTGGGACCCATTCCCGGTGCTCACGGCAGTGGTGTGGGGGTTGGTGCTGTGGCTCTTTGAGTACCACCGGCTCACGCTGCAGCCCTCCCTGCAGTCCTCCATGACCTACCTGTATGAGGACAGCAATGTGTGGCACGACATCTCAGACTTTCTCATCTACAACAAGAGCCGCTCCTCCGAGTGA
- the PXMP4 gene encoding peroxisomal membrane protein 4 isoform X2 produces MVVRIWTLEPDCLSLNPGATSLCNPSYGIKIRAPHALVMTFLFRSGSLREKLRAILQATYTHSRKLACFVFAYKGLCTLQSRMQGETRQLHSFLAAFIGGWLVFGENSNINSQINMYLTSRVLFALCRLGVEKGYIPQPRWDPFPVLTAVVWGLVLWLFEYHRLTLQPSLQSSMTYLYEDSNVWHDISDFLIYNKSRSSE; encoded by the exons ATGGTGGTGAGGATATGGACTCTGGAGCCCGATTGCCTCAGTTTGAATCCTGGTGCCACCAGCCTGTGTAATCCCAG CTATGGAATAAAAATCCGGGCCCCTCACGCGCTGGTCATGACCTTTCTCTTTCGGAGTGGCAG CCTCCGGGAGAAGCTGCGGGCCATTCTGCAGGCCACATATACGCACTCCCGGAAACTGGCCTGCTTCGTGTTCGCTTACAAGGGGCTCTGCACCCTGCAGTCCCGCATGCAGGGTGAGACCCGCCAGTTGCACTCATTCCTAGCTGCCTTCATCGGGGGCTGGCTGGTGTTTGGAGAAAACAGTAACATCAACAGCCAG ATCAACATGTACCTGACATCGCGTGTCCTGTTTGCCCTGTGCCGCCTGGGTGTGGAGAAGGGCTACATCCCTCAACCCAGGTGGGACCCATTCCCGGTGCTCACGGCAGTGGTGTGGGGGTTGGTGCTGTGGCTCTTTGAGTACCACCGGCTCACGCTGCAGCCCTCCCTGCAGTCCTCCATGACCTACCTGTATGAGGACAGCAATGTGTGGCACGACATCTCAGACTTTCTCATCTACAACAAGAGCCGCTCCTCCGAGTGA
- the PXMP4 gene encoding peroxisomal membrane protein 4 isoform X1, producing MAAPWQLQALLFAVNTLLRKRRYHAALAMLKGFRNGVVYGIKIRAPHALVMTFLFRSGSLREKLRAILQATYTHSRKLACFVFAYKGLCTLQSRMQGETRQLHSFLAAFIGGWLVFGENSNINSQINMYLTSRVLFALCRLGVEKGYIPQPRWDPFPVLTAVVWGLVLWLFEYHRLTLQPSLQSSMTYLYEDSNVWHDISDFLIYNKSRSSE from the exons ATGGCCGCTCCGTGGCAGCTGCAGGCCCTTCTCTTCGCCGTCAACACACTGCTGCGCAAGCGCCGCTACCATGCTGCGCTGGCCATGCTCAAGGGTTTCCGGAACGGGGTTGT CTATGGAATAAAAATCCGGGCCCCTCACGCGCTGGTCATGACCTTTCTCTTTCGGAGTGGCAG CCTCCGGGAGAAGCTGCGGGCCATTCTGCAGGCCACATATACGCACTCCCGGAAACTGGCCTGCTTCGTGTTCGCTTACAAGGGGCTCTGCACCCTGCAGTCCCGCATGCAGGGTGAGACCCGCCAGTTGCACTCATTCCTAGCTGCCTTCATCGGGGGCTGGCTGGTGTTTGGAGAAAACAGTAACATCAACAGCCAG ATCAACATGTACCTGACATCGCGTGTCCTGTTTGCCCTGTGCCGCCTGGGTGTGGAGAAGGGCTACATCCCTCAACCCAGGTGGGACCCATTCCCGGTGCTCACGGCAGTGGTGTGGGGGTTGGTGCTGTGGCTCTTTGAGTACCACCGGCTCACGCTGCAGCCCTCCCTGCAGTCCTCCATGACCTACCTGTATGAGGACAGCAATGTGTGGCACGACATCTCAGACTTTCTCATCTACAACAAGAGCCGCTCCTCCGAGTGA
- the E2F1 gene encoding LOW QUALITY PROTEIN: transcription factor E2F1 (The sequence of the model RefSeq protein was modified relative to this genomic sequence to represent the inferred CDS: deleted 1 base in 1 codon), whose protein sequence is MAVAGAPAGGPSAPALEALLGAGALRLLDSSQIVIISAAQDASAPPAPAGPSAPAAGASDADLLLFATPQALRPTPSAPRPALGRPPVKRRLDLETDHQYLAESSRPGRGRGRHSGKGVKSPGEKSRYETSLNLTTKRFLELLSHSADGVVDLNWAAEVLKVQKRRIYDITNVLEGIHLIAKKSKNHIQWLGSRATVGIGGRLEGLTQDLQHLQESEQQLDHLIHICTTQLQLLSEDADSQRLAYVTCQDLRSIADPAEQMVMVVKAPPETQLQAVDSLETFQISLKSKQGPIDVFLCPEESAGGISPENTPPQGAASAEEEDRVTAAATTVPPPLPPPSPPAADPGQSLLSLEQEPLLSRMGAPMEEDHLSPLVAADSLLEHVREDFSNLLPEEFISLSPPHEALDYHFGLEEGEGIRDLFDCDFGDLAPLDF, encoded by the exons ATGGCCGTGGCCGGGGCCCCCGCGGGCGGC CCAAGCGCGCCGGCGCTGGAGGCCCTCCTCGGGGCGGGCGCGCTGCGGCTGCTCGACTCCTCGCAGATCGTCATCATCTCCGCAGCGCAGGACGCCAGCGCCCCGCCAGCCCCTGCCGGCCCCTCCGCCCCCGCCGCGGGCGCCAGCGACGCTGACCTGCTGCTCTTCGCCACGCCGCAGGCGCTCCGGCCCACACCCAGCGCGCCGCGCCCCGCGCTCGGCCGCCCGCCG GTGAAGCGGAGGCTGGACCTGGAAACTGACCACCAGTACCTGGCTGAGAGCAGCAGGCCAGGCCGGGGCAGGGGCCGCCACTCGGGGAAAG GTGTGAAGTCCCCGGGTGAGAAGTCCCGCTATGAGACCTCGCTGAATCTGACCACCAAGCGCTTCCTGGAGCTGCTGAGCCACTCAGCTGATGGTGTTGTCGACCTGAATTGGGCAGCTGAGGTGCTGAAGGTGCAGAAACGGCGCATCTATGACATCACCAACGTCCTTGAGGGCATCCATCTTATTGCCAAGAAGTCCAAGAACCACATCCAGTGGCT GGGCAGCCGCGCAACAGTGGGGATCGGCGGGCGGCTTGAAGGGCTAACCCAGGACCTCCAGCACCTGCAGGAGAGTGAGCAGCAGCTGGACCACCTGATCCACATCTGTACCACGCAGCTGCAGTTGCTCTCCGAAGATGCCGACAGCCAGCG TCTGGCCTATGTGACCTGCCAGGACCTGCGCAGCATTGCAGACCCTGCAGAGCAGATGGTCATGGTGGTCAAGGCTCCTCCCGAGACCCAGCTCCAAGCCGTGGACTCCCTGGAG ACCTTTCAGATCTCCCTCAAGAGTAAACAAGGGCCCATTGATGTTTTCCTGTGCCCTGAGGAGAGTGCAGGTGGGATCAGTCCTGAGAATACCCCACCCCAGGGGGCAGCTTCTGCTGAGGAGGAGGACAGGGTGACTGCCGCTGCCACCACAGTGCCACCACCATTACCTCCCCCTTCACCTCCTGCTGCGGATCCTGGCCAGTCCCTGCTCAGCCTGGAGCAAG AACCGCTGCTGTCACGCATGGGTGCCCCCATGGAGGAGGACCACCTATCCCCGCTGGTGGCAGCCGACTCACTCCTGGAGCATGTGCGGGAGGACTTCTCCAACCTcctccctgaggagttcatcagccTGTCCCCCCCCCACGAGGCCCTTGACTACCACTTTGGCCTCGAAGAGGGCGAGGGCATCAGAGACCTCTTCGACTGTGACTTTGGGGACCTGGCTCCTCTGGATTTCTGA